From a region of the Triticum aestivum cultivar Chinese Spring chromosome 7D, IWGSC CS RefSeq v2.1, whole genome shotgun sequence genome:
- the LOC123168123 gene encoding uncharacterized protein, translating to MSGTPGWADLPEGLLHSIIARMGLGSAPDLLAFAATCRSWGTAFAGSIATFPPLLLQPDVSSSPPNASPFSNNLVPNRPYLVTDIAKVNQGANLCSEIPLRLEWFSFMGASFGHLILFNKKSCIVVDVSRGVSVSPPQLPLVECAEPNYGALTAPLTSPNSHLIIEAGPHNLFWRVGSDSWVRCSTRHGHIKQIVVFKGRVFGMDSDRRIFKVHLTPQISIQELPVIESSMISKRNLSNAWLVACGDMLLLVGCRGSIVVSGVTFEVFRLDLSFEPALWFKVEKLEHWAIFISTDKRSQALSCMNPEIWGGRSNCIYCYNHESERWIALELGKPLQGDVFIFMGCDGKVQPMWVVPSMLSLCR from the coding sequence ATGTCCGGGACCCCAGGTTGGGCAGACCTCCCAGAAGGCCTGCTGCACTCTATCATCGCTAGGATGGGCCTGGGCTCTGCCCCAGATCTTCTCGCATTTGCTGCCACCTGCCGTTCTTGGGGTACTGCTTTTGCCGGCTCCATAGCAAcattcccacctctccttctccaaccTGATGTCTCTTCTTCACCTCCTAATGCTAGCCCCTTTAGCAACAACCTGGTGCCCAATCGTCCATATCTTGTCACAGATATAGCCAAAGTCAACCAAGGTGCCAACCTTTGCTCTGAAATTCCTCTACGTCTAGAATGGTTTTCCTTCATGGGGGCTTCCTTTGGCCATCTCATTTTGTTTAACAAAAAATCTTGTATCGTTGTTGATGTGTCTAGAGGTGTTAGCGTCTCACCTCCACAACTACCACTTGTTGAATGTGCTGAGCCCAACTATGGTGCCCTTACTGCTCCTCTCACATCACCCAACTCTCATCTCATTATCGAGGCTGGACCTCATAATCTGTTTTGGCGTGTTGGTAGCGACTCGTGGGTGAGATGTTCTACTCGTCATGGACATATCAAGCAAATCGTGGTCTTTAAAGGACGGGTGTTTGGCATGGATTCTGATCGCAGAATCTTCAAAGTGCACTTGACACCCCAGATTAGCATCCAAGAACTACCAGTCATCGAGTCAAGCATGATCAGTAAACGGAATCTTTCCAATGCATGGCTGGTGGCTTGTGGAGATATGCTTCTCTTGGTCGGCTgtcggggatctatcgtagtatCAGGGGTAACCTTTGAAGTCTTTCGCCTTGACCTATCGTTTGAGCCTGCATTGTGGTTCAAGGTGGAGAAGCTAGAGCATTGGGCTATATTCATCAGCACGGACAAGAGAAGCCAGGCATTGTCTTGCATGAACCCGGAGATATGGGGAGGGCGGAGCAACTGCATATACTGCTATAACCATGAGTCTGAACGTTGGATTGCACTTGAGCTGGGCAAACCGCTACAGGGAGATGTCTTTATTTTCATGGGCTGTGACGGCAAGGTGCAACCTATGTGGGTTGTCCCCAGCATGCTCTCTCTGTGTCGGTGA